CGGGGTCGCGCCGATCCGTGCGGGACTTGCTGGCCCGGGCGAGTTCGGTTTCGAGCGCCAGAATGCCGAGCGCGTGGCGCATGGAAGAATTCACGTCCTGGCCGGCAAGATTCAACATCGTCGCAATGTGGACGAGATAAGCATTGCGCTGGGTCTTGAAAGCATCGGTCAAATAATAATCGCGGTCGGGCAATGCAAGGCCGCCCTGGCTGAGATGAAGCGCGTAGATCTCGCTGTTTTTTTCATCGGCCTCCGCGCCGGCGTCGAACATGGCGCCGACGCCGCGGGATTGGAGTTCGGCGAGGAATTGCATGAGTTCCTCGGTGGATTTAAGGGCATCAATGCGGGCAAAGTCGGCTTCGAGAGGTTTTGCGCCCAATTCGTTGATGCGATTGGTATCCATGGCGGAGGCATAGAAATCACCGACTTCGCGAATGGGGGTGTGCGGCGCCGCGGTCGTATCGGCAGCGGCTTTCTCCATGATGTCGCGGAGGAGATGCATGTTGCGCAGGTGCAACTGATCGAAGCTGGCCCAGCGGGATTTATCCGCGGGGACGGGGTTGTCCTTGAGCCAGGTGCCGGCGGCGTAATGAAAGAAATCCGCGCCGGGATCAACCGATTGGTCCATGTATTGGATGGAAAACCGGGGAATTTTCGGCGGCGGTTCGGCGGCGAAAGATAAATAGTTGGTGAGAAGTATCGCGCCAGTGGCGAGGGCGAATCCGAGCAAGGGATAGGATCTTTTCATGTCATTCAATATGCTTCCATCTAATAATGAAATAAAATTGTCCGGTTTACCAGCAACAATTCCGCGGAGGGGAGGTTTTGCAAGTTGGCGCTCACTGTACTTCGGGAAAGGAGTTTAACGCAGAGGCGCAGAGACGCAGAGGCGCAAAGCGGGGAAGAAAAAATTGGTTAAAAATAAAATACGGATTTGAATGCAAAAAAATTCTTTCTCGTCGGCGTTTGATCCGTGTTTGATCTGTGGCTTTGATTTTTTGTTTTTCTCTGCGCCTCTGCGTCAAAATAGATTTGGAACGACGATATGGTTGTTCCGAATGCGCTGGTTTGGTCAAACGATTAGGACTTTCCTCACGAAGCGGGGGTGATATAATGGGCGCGATGTTTCAGACACAAGATTTGCACGTTAAAGAATTGGTGCGGCTTTCGACGCCACGGGCGTTGAAGACGGAATTTCCGACGACCGAAGCCGCGAACGAAACGGTGGCGCGCAGCCGCCAGGCAATCGCGGGGATTTTGCAGCAGCGCGACCCGCGCCTGCTGGTGATCGTCGGGCCTTGCTCGATTCATGACGTGGATGGCGCGCTGGAATACGCAGGCCGCCTGAATAAGTTGCGCCGCGAATTTGCCGATGAAATGGAAATCGTGATGCGCGTTTATTTTGAGAAGCCGCGCACGACGATTGGCTGGAAGGGTTTGATCAACGACCCGTTTCTCGATGGCACACACGACATCGAAACCGGACTCAAGAAGGCGCGGAAATTACTTTTGGACATCAACAGCATGGGGTTGCCGGCGGCAACGGAATTTCTGGACCCGATCATTCCGCAATACATCGCAGACCTCATCAGTTGGGCGGCGGTGGGCGCGCGCACGACGGAATCGCAGACGCACCGGGAAATGGCGAGCGGACTTTCCATGCCGGTCGGTTTCAAGAACGGCACGGACGGCAGCTTGCAGGTGGCGATTGACGCGATGGGCGCGGCGATGCGTCCGCACAGTTTTCTCGGCATTGACCAGGACGGCATCACGAGCATTGTTCGCACGACGGGCAACACGGACGGCCACGTGGTGCTGCGCGGCGGCCGCGCGCGGACGAATTACGACGCGGAAAGCATTCGGGACGCGGCGGCAAAATTGGCGGGCGCGAAATTGCGTCCCGGGCTAATGGTGGATTGCAGCCATGCGAATTCGGAAAAACAACATGCGCGGCAGGAAGACGTGTGGCGCAGTGTGATCGAGCAGCGCGCGGCGGGGACGAAGGCTTTGACCGGAGTGATGGTGGAAAGCTATTTGCACGAGGGCAACCAGCCGTTTCCGCAGGAGCCGTCGAAGTTGAAGTATGGCGTTTCGATCACGGACGCGTGTTTGGGATGGGATGTTACGGAGCGGATGATTCGGTGGGGGCATAAGGAACTGGGGAAGTGCGGAGTGCGGAGTTTAGCCAGTGCGGAATGCGGAGTGCGGAGTGCGGAATAGCAGAGGCGTTGGCATGGTGGTGGCGATTGTGGTTAAAGTTTTGCGGTGATTACTAATAAGAATGCTTCGCCGACGACGGCGCTGTTGCCGGCGTTGAAGCAGTACTTTGGGTTCACTTCATTTCGACCGTTGCAGGAGGAAATCATCCGGGATGCGCTCGCGGGGCGCGATGTGTTTGCGTTGCTGCCAACGGGTGGGGGAAAATCACTTTGTTTTCAACTGCCTGCGCTGGTTCGCACAGGGTTGACGGTGGTGGTATCGCCGTTGATCGCGCTGATGAAAGATCAGGTGGATGCCTTGCGCGCGAGCGGCGTGGCGGCGACATTTTTGAATTCCTCGATTGAAGCCGATGAATCGCGCGCGCGTTTGCGCGGCTTGCACAATGGCGAATACCAGTTGCTCTACGTTGCGCCGGAACGCCTGATGCTCTCGGGTTTTCTCAGCGACTTGCAGCGTTGGAACGTGAATCTCTTCGCGGTGGACGAGGCGCATTGCATCAGCGAATGGGGGCACGATTTCCGGCCGGAGTATCGGCAGATCGCGGAGTTGCGCGAACATTTTCCCGAGGTGCCGGTCATGGCCTTGACCGCGACGGCGACCGAGCGGGTGCGTGAAGACATCGTCAAGCATTTGGGGTTGCGCGAACCGGCGCGATATGTGGCGAGCTTCAATCGGCCGAACCTGACTTACCGCGTGGTGGCGAAGTCATCGGCCTACGCGCAGACGTTGGAGTTCATTCGCGGGCGTTCGCGCGACAGCGGAATTGTTTATTGCCAGAGCCGCAAATCGGCGGAGTCGGTCGCGGAGAAGTTGAACGAGAACGGCGTGAAGGCGCGGGCGTATCACGCGGGCTTGACCGGCGACGAGCGTGCTAAAAACCAGGAATTATTTTTGCGCGATGAAGTGCGGGTGATTTGCGCGACGATCGCGTTCGGCATGGGCATCAACAAACCGAACGTGCGGTTCATCGTGCATTATGATTTGCCGAAGAACATCGAGGGTTACTATCAGGAGACGGGTCGCGCGGGGCGGGACGGTTTGCCGGGCGAATGCGTGCTGCTGTTCAGCGCGGGCGACGTGGTGAAGCAACAGCAATTCATCAACGAAAAGCCGAGCGAACAGGAACAGAAAATCGCGCGTGATCAACTACAACAGATGGTGCATTACGCGGAGTCGTCCGCGTGCCGGCGCCGAGAGTTGTTGAATTATTTTGCGGAGGAATTTCCAGCGGAAAGTTGCGGGGGGTGCGATAATTGCCTTTCACCGCGCGCGACCTTTGACGGCACGCTGGCCGCGCAGAAATTACTTTCGTGTGTGTATCGCATCCGGGAGAAAAGTGGTTTTGGCGTCGGACTCAATCATGTGATTGAAGTGTTGACCGGCGCGGACACGGAAAAAATCCGGCGGTGGGGCCACGGGCAACTTTCGACTTACGGCATCGGCAAGGAACACGGACGGCCGGAGTGGGCATCCATCGGGCGCGAACTGGTGCGAATGGGTTTGCTGCGGCAGACGTCGGAGAAATTCAGCACGCTCGAATTGACGGCGGAAGGGCGTGCGACTTTGACGCAGCGGCGCAAAGTGACGTTGACGAAACCGGTCGCCGTGCCGGTGAGCAAGAGCCGCAGTGCGGGAGAAATCAGTTGCGACGAGCTTTTGTTCGAGAAGCTTCGGCAATTACGCAAGCGGCTGGCGGATGAACGCGACGTGCCGGCGTATATCGTTTTTTCGGACGTGGCGCTGCGGCAGATGGCGCGGGAATATCCGGAGAGCGAACGGGACTTTGCGCGCATCAGCGGCGTGGGGGAAAAGAAGCTGAAGGAGTTTGGGGAATTATTTTTGGGCGAGATAGGGGATCATTTGCGGGCGAACGCGCGGCAGATTTTTGCGGAGGGGTCGTTTGGGAGGTGAAAGGCCAATTAACCGCGGAGACGCGGAGGCGCGGAGGTTGTAAAGAGAAATGAGAGAGGGATTTCAATTTTTCTTGGGAGGAATTGGAGTTAGGGTTGGTGCATGAGATCGTGGAGAAATGGGTTGGGACTGCCGGTGCTGGTTTGTGCGGGGTTGGGAATTGCGGGAGGGTATTGGCTGCATCGCGAGTTCAAATTGCCGGTGGTGCCGGCGTCCGATTTGCCGGTGGCGCGGTTTGGTGAGGGACTGGCCGTGGTGGCGTCTCCTGAACCTAAGGGTCCTGATCCGCGAGCGGAGATGGAATTGGCGGCGGTCATGGGACAGCAAAACCGGGTGGAAGATGCCAAGGAACATTATCACGAAGCGGTGCGGATTTACCGCGAGGAGTTGAAGCAAAAACCGAATTCGCCGGAGGTCATGAATGATTTGGCTTGGTTGCTGGCGTCCAACCCTTACCCGGAGATCCGCGACGGCAAAGAGGCGGTGGAATTGGCCAAGCAGGCGTGTGAATTTTCAGATTGGCGGTCGGCGGTTGCCGTGGGAACGCTGGCGGCGGCGTACGCGGAGGCGGGGCAATTCGACGATGCCGTAAAAACCGCGGACCGGGCGCGGACGATTGCGCTGGCGACCCAAGTGCCGGACGTGGCGGCGCGCAATGAAAAGTTGAAAAAACTTTACGAGGCCAGGCAGCCGTATCACGAGGCTTACTGACGGATGATCGGAAAAAGCCGGCGGCGAAGAAAAAAAATCGCGTTTTGATTTCTTTTCCGTTGATAAAGAAAAAGGGAGGCGTAGATTGAAATTATTATGGCTACGCAAGACCATAACCTGATGGCGAGTATGCTGGTGTTGATGCTCTCCTTTGTGGTGGTGATGGGTATTTTCCTCGTTTACCTGGTGCTGCGCTGGCGGCATGTGCGCCTGACCACGCCCGCTGAATCCCGGTCGTTCGAGGAACTTGCAACGGCGCTGGCGATCAAGGGGCCGCGGCTCGGCTTGAAGCGTCCCAACTGCTGGCTGGCGATCCAAAATAGCGATCTGCTGGCGGTGCAATCGGCGCTGGCCTTGCACAATCCCAAACCGTGCTCGTGGAGTGAAGGGCTTTCGGGCGAAGGCGAATCGAAGTTGTTCGTGTCGCCGCCGGTATCGGGGTGGGTGCTGGTGATGGGACCGGCGTTGCCCGATCCGGGTGAAGATGTGGATGTGTGTTTCCGATTTTTGCTGGAACTGAGCCGCAAGGTTGGGCAGGTGCAATTTTTCAATGAGAACGGGATGTTGAACGAGCACGCGTGGGTGCGGGCGGAGTCAGGCCGCATTTTGCGCGGGTATGCCTGGGCGGGAAAGACGCTTTGGAACCAGGGCAGCGTCACGGCGGCGGAAGTCGAGTTGGGGATGAAATGCTATGATTATGCCGAACCGGAGCCGAAGGCGTTTGGCTTGGGCGAGCCCGGGGTGAACAACGCGGATAAGGTGCATCTGCTGGCTTCGCGGTGGAGCGTGGACCCTGATACGATTGATGAACGGTTGATCGAGCAGGAATTGGGAATTGTGGGGCAGCCTTCGCGGTGGTTTTGAGTGAGCCGCGTGCGGGATTTATCAAATCCAACTTGCCTTTGGCAAGAGTTGGGCAGAGAGTCGGGCAACCTCGAACCAGGAGTTGATTGTTTATGTCAATTGAACTCGCGCTTCAAAAATTTCCAAAAGACATCAAATTAAAAGAAGGCTTCAAGTGCCGTTCGCGTCCGTTGCGGCGAGACGACGAGAAGGCGTTTCACGAATTTTTTCTCGGTGTGCCGGTGACCGAAAGGATGTTTATCAAGCATCGCGTGACGGAGCCGGAGACGATTCGGAATTGGTGCCAGACGATTGACTTGGGGCGGGTGCTGCCGTTGCTGGCGGTTTTGGACGGAAAAATCATCGGGAGCGCGACGCTGCATCAGCAACTGGGCGGGTGGAAACGGCACATCGGGCGTCTGAGCGTGCTGGTGCATCCGCAATTCCGCGGGCGCGGGCTGGCGCGGGCATTGGTGTCGGAGATACTTTCGATCGCGAGAAATTCGGGGTTGGAAAAGGCGGAGGCGGAGTTCATCGGCGAGCAGGAGGCGGCGATGAAGGTTTTTGCGTTGCTGGGATTTCGCGAGTTGATGCGGCTGGAGGATTACGTGAAGGACATGCAGGCGGTCACGCATGACTATGTGCTGATGGGCCTGGAGTTGAAAACGGATGAAGAATATGCGGCGGCAAATTAACGAAGCGCACGGCGGGATTTTTTCATTCGCATGACGCCGGTGATTTGTCCGGTTTGCGGGGCCGATGTGCCGCGCGGCGCGAAGGTATGCCCGGGGTGTGGTTCGGATGAGGAGACGGGCTGGTCGGAAGAGGCGGCGGCGAGTGGGCTGGATTTGCCGGACGAGGAATTCGATTACGAGGATTTCACTAAGCGCGAGTTTGGCGGCATAAAGCCAAAACCACGAGGGATTTCGTGGCTTTGGTGGGCGGTGGCGGTGGTGATTTTGGCGCTGGCGTTTTTGGGATGGGTGATCAGGTAAGAAATATTTCGTTGGCAGGCAAGTGTGTGAGTTTTGGTTCCAAGTGAGAAGTTCTTTCGTCCCTGACCGGGACTTATCCTGGAAACGGATTTCAACCCAGCAATAAATTGCTGGGCTAAGATCGGTCGTCCCTGCGGGACTGCGGCGGCAAGGCAGTCTGAACGAAAATGAAACCGTTGAAACGGTTGAAGACCTCGCGGCAAAAAAATTCCCCGCGTTAAAACGCGGGGTTAATGAGAAGTTTTCGGTTATTAGTCTTGTCTTGATAGACGCCGAAAAGAAAAGGGGCCTTCCAATTCTACAGTTGTGCGTTATTCGACGCGAGGCGCTCTTATTTTTTACCAACCCTTGGCGGTTCCGTAGCCGCGGACGAAGCCGATGCATTGGGCGACTTCGGGGAGGGAATGGTCCCAGTCATATTCGTATTCGATGGAGATGTTGCCGGTGAAGCCTTGCGCTCTCAGTTCTTCGAGGATTGCGGGGACGTCGGAAACGCCGGTGCCATAGGGAAGATCGTGAGCGCCGGGGCCCATTTGATTGAGGTCTTTGAGGTGGCTGCTGATGATGTGGCCTTTGAGGATGCGCAGACAATCCACCGGGTTCAAATTCGAGCGCACCCAATGGCCGGTGTCCGCACACGCGCCGATGCGGGAATCGCGGCCCTGGACGACGGACAGGATGTAGTTCGGGTCCCACATGCGGTAGTTGGGGTCGTTGTTGCGCTTGGGATGGTCATGGAAGCCGACCATGATGTCGTATTCCTTTACGAGTGGTTCAAAGGTATCAATGGCGTCCACGGATTCGGTGGTGACGGCGCGAAGGCCCATCGTCTTGGCGAATTCAAAAATCTTGCGCGCGCCGGCAGGGTCTTTGGGAATGCCCACGACGCCATAATTCACCGCTTTGACGTGATATTTCGCGAGTTGGTCTTTGACTTTCTGGATGGTGTCGGGCGAGGCATTGTGGTCCCATTTCACGTTAGGCTCGGCGGGGCTGAGGCTTTGGCCGGGATAAAATTCTATGACTTTGCCACCGGCGGCAGCGGTTTTTTCGATGGCTTCAAAAACGGTGAAGCGGTTGAAAGTGTAGGCCTGGCAGCCGATGAAGAAACCGCCGGATTTGCAATCGTCCGGGATTTTATTTTCGGCGTGGAGGGTGAAGGCGAGGGCCATGATAGAACAGAGGGCGAACAATG
The Verrucomicrobiia bacterium genome window above contains:
- a CDS encoding 3-deoxy-7-phosphoheptulonate synthase, with the protein product MFQTQDLHVKELVRLSTPRALKTEFPTTEAANETVARSRQAIAGILQQRDPRLLVIVGPCSIHDVDGALEYAGRLNKLRREFADEMEIVMRVYFEKPRTTIGWKGLINDPFLDGTHDIETGLKKARKLLLDINSMGLPAATEFLDPIIPQYIADLISWAAVGARTTESQTHREMASGLSMPVGFKNGTDGSLQVAIDAMGAAMRPHSFLGIDQDGITSIVRTTGNTDGHVVLRGGRARTNYDAESIRDAAAKLAGAKLRPGLMVDCSHANSEKQHARQEDVWRSVIEQRAAGTKALTGVMVESYLHEGNQPFPQEPSKLKYGVSITDACLGWDVTERMIRWGHKELGKCGVRSLASAECGVRSAE
- the recQ gene encoding DNA helicase RecQ — protein: MITNKNASPTTALLPALKQYFGFTSFRPLQEEIIRDALAGRDVFALLPTGGGKSLCFQLPALVRTGLTVVVSPLIALMKDQVDALRASGVAATFLNSSIEADESRARLRGLHNGEYQLLYVAPERLMLSGFLSDLQRWNVNLFAVDEAHCISEWGHDFRPEYRQIAELREHFPEVPVMALTATATERVREDIVKHLGLREPARYVASFNRPNLTYRVVAKSSAYAQTLEFIRGRSRDSGIVYCQSRKSAESVAEKLNENGVKARAYHAGLTGDERAKNQELFLRDEVRVICATIAFGMGINKPNVRFIVHYDLPKNIEGYYQETGRAGRDGLPGECVLLFSAGDVVKQQQFINEKPSEQEQKIARDQLQQMVHYAESSACRRRELLNYFAEEFPAESCGGCDNCLSPRATFDGTLAAQKLLSCVYRIREKSGFGVGLNHVIEVLTGADTEKIRRWGHGQLSTYGIGKEHGRPEWASIGRELVRMGLLRQTSEKFSTLELTAEGRATLTQRRKVTLTKPVAVPVSKSRSAGEISCDELLFEKLRQLRKRLADERDVPAYIVFSDVALRQMAREYPESERDFARISGVGEKKLKEFGELFLGEIGDHLRANARQIFAEGSFGR
- a CDS encoding GNAT family N-acetyltransferase, whose amino-acid sequence is MSIELALQKFPKDIKLKEGFKCRSRPLRRDDEKAFHEFFLGVPVTERMFIKHRVTEPETIRNWCQTIDLGRVLPLLAVLDGKIIGSATLHQQLGGWKRHIGRLSVLVHPQFRGRGLARALVSEILSIARNSGLEKAEAEFIGEQEAAMKVFALLGFRELMRLEDYVKDMQAVTHDYVLMGLELKTDEEYAAAN
- a CDS encoding zinc ribbon domain-containing protein, with amino-acid sequence MTPVICPVCGADVPRGAKVCPGCGSDEETGWSEEAAASGLDLPDEEFDYEDFTKREFGGIKPKPRGISWLWWAVAVVILALAFLGWVIR
- a CDS encoding sugar phosphate isomerase/epimerase, producing the protein MTLKPLFALCSIMALAFTLHAENKIPDDCKSGGFFIGCQAYTFNRFTVFEAIEKTAAAGGKVIEFYPGQSLSPAEPNVKWDHNASPDTIQKVKDQLAKYHVKAVNYGVVGIPKDPAGARKIFEFAKTMGLRAVTTESVDAIDTFEPLVKEYDIMVGFHDHPKRNNDPNYRMWDPNYILSVVQGRDSRIGACADTGHWVRSNLNPVDCLRILKGHIISSHLKDLNQMGPGAHDLPYGTGVSDVPAILEELRAQGFTGNISIEYEYDWDHSLPEVAQCIGFVRGYGTAKGW